The region TGCCGCTATATGCGGCCAATTAAACGTATAGGGGGAATTAGGAATGGACGTTATTACAAATCTTGTAGCAAAAGGTAACAGCTTTCTCTGGAGTTTTCTGCTGATTGTTCTTCTGTGCGGCACCGGAATTTACTACACGATCCGCTTGAGGTTCATTCAGGTGAGAAAGTTTGGTGAAGGCTGGAAACTGGTATTCGGGCACCTCAGCCTTAACGGAGAGAAGCACGAAAAAGGTGAGATGTCACCGTTCCAGTCAATTGCAACCGCAATTGCAGCCCAGGTTGGTACCGGCAACCTGGCAGGCGCCGCCACTGCTCTTTTAGGAGGCGGACCTGGTGCTATATTCTGGATGTGGGTAAGTGCATTCTTTGGTATGTCAACCATTTATGCAGAGGCAACTCTGGCCCAGAACTTTAAGACTGAGATAAATGGTGAGGTAACCGGCGGTCCTGTTTATTACATAAAGGCAGCTTTTAAGGGCACTCTTGGCAAGGTTCTTGCGGGATTATTTGCAATCTTTATTGTGCTTGCGCTGGGATTCATGGGCAACATGGTTCAGGCTAACTCTATCGGCGCTGCATTTACAGAGGCTTTCGGAGCATTTAACATTACTATTTCTCCGGTTGTCATAGGCGTTATCGTAGCAGCCGTAGCAGCATTTGTTTTCCTGGGTGGAACACAGAGGCTTGCATCCGTTGTTGAGAAGGTAGTTCCTATCATGGCAGGCGTGTATATTGTGGGAAGCCTGATTATTATTATAATGAATATTACTAATCTTCCTGCAGCTATTAAGATGATTTTTGTTGGCGCATTTGCTCCTCAGGCAGTATTAGGCGCAGGCGCAGGTATTGCAGTCAAAGAAGCCATCCGTTTCGGTGTTGCCAGAGGCCTTTTCTCCAACGAGGCTGGTATGGGTTCCACACCTCATGCTCATGCAAGGGCAACTGCGGAGAATCCTCATAAGCAGGGACTTTGCGCTATGATCAGCGTATTTATCGATACATTTGTAATCCTTAACCTGACTGTATTTTCCGTACTGACCACAGGCGCTCTTGAGTCTGGCAAGAACGGCACCGCTCTTACACAGGCTGCGTTCATGAAAGGATTTGGTACCTTTGGTATTGTATTTGTTGCGGTCTGCCTTTTATTCTTCGCGTTCTCTACGATTCTGGGCTGGCATTTCTTTGGCCTTATCAATGCGAAGTATCTGTTTGGCGACAAGGCAGCAAAGGTGTATTCCTTATTAGTGGTAGCTTGTATCATTATCGGTTCCGCCCTGAAGCTGGAGTTGGTATGGGATTTGGCGGACTTCTTCAATGGTCTGATGGTTATACCTAATGCCATGGCACTGCTTGCCCTAAGCGGCCTGGTGGTGAAGATATGTAATAAGTACAGTGATAAATAGCATATGGTATACTTAAATAAATAATTTATCAACAGCAGCTTTTCTGGAATATTATCCGGGGGAGCTGCTGTTTTTTCTTTTCTTCCTTGTATCGAATGAAAATCTTGTTTGCCGGGCATTATTTATGGTAAAAGAGAAAGCGGAAATGAGGAAAGGCGAATCATGATTGACTCTATTGGAAAAATAACATTGTATGTGAAGAACCAAAAGGAAGCCAGGGATTTCTGGACAGAAAGGATGAGATTTATCGTGCGTCTGGAGCAGCAGATGGGCGCTGACCAGAAATGGCTGGAAGTGGAACCGGAGATATCATGAAAATGCCTTATGGCAGCATGTTTCAGTTCTATGATATGGATGGGAATGTGTTTCTGCTGAGAGAGGAAGTCAA is a window of Enterocloster clostridioformis DNA encoding:
- a CDS encoding alanine/glycine:cation symporter family protein; the encoded protein is MDVITNLVAKGNSFLWSFLLIVLLCGTGIYYTIRLRFIQVRKFGEGWKLVFGHLSLNGEKHEKGEMSPFQSIATAIAAQVGTGNLAGAATALLGGGPGAIFWMWVSAFFGMSTIYAEATLAQNFKTEINGEVTGGPVYYIKAAFKGTLGKVLAGLFAIFIVLALGFMGNMVQANSIGAAFTEAFGAFNITISPVVIGVIVAAVAAFVFLGGTQRLASVVEKVVPIMAGVYIVGSLIIIIMNITNLPAAIKMIFVGAFAPQAVLGAGAGIAVKEAIRFGVARGLFSNEAGMGSTPHAHARATAENPHKQGLCAMISVFIDTFVILNLTVFSVLTTGALESGKNGTALTQAAFMKGFGTFGIVFVAVCLLFFAFSTILGWHFFGLINAKYLFGDKAAKVYSLLVVACIIIGSALKLELVWDLADFFNGLMVIPNAMALLALSGLVVKICNKYSDK